Within the Candidatus Saccharibacteria bacterium oral taxon 488 genome, the region GCCGGTTGCTGAGGCGCTAACTAGCGGTACGCCGGTTGTTGCCTCCGATATTCCTGTGCTCCGCGAGGCTGGTGGAAATGCGGTTCTTTACGCTCAGTCTAAAAATCCCGACGACTTCATGAAAAAAATACTCTCTATCATCGCTGACCCACAAAAAGCACGCCTTGATATGAAAACTGCGGCTCAAGCTCATCTCAATGCTATTTCCTGGCAGAATAATACTGATCGCCTCATCGCTGCTTTCAAGGAGGCCATTGCCGCTAAAAAACATCGCACCAACTAGGGTTTATGGGTTATACTTATCATTATGGCTCGTTTCAAACACTACATCACCAAACACGCCACCAAGCTCCGCTACCTCCTCATCGGCACCATCAACACCGCCATTGATTTTGGTGTGTTGTTTATGTTGACCTGGTTTATCAGCACGCCGAAAGAATTAGCCAACATTATCTCGACAACCATCGCCTTTAGTTTCAGCTTTGTCGCCAATCGATCATTCACCTTTCGCTCACGCACCGGCAACGTTCGCCAACAACTACTCCTCTTTGCCCTCGTCACCCTGTTTGGTCTCTGGGTAATTCAGACGATCATTATTGCGCTACTCGCGCCAATTTTCATTAGCTTTAATTTCAGTCAGCCGACAGCACTATTCGCCAGTAAGCTCATCGCCACGGTCGCCAGCCTCATCTGGAACTACCTGCTCTACACCAATGTTGTCTTCAAAGATTAAGAGCTCTTCTGCGAAATCACCAGGTGCCGTGCACGGCCCTCGCCCTCAGAGTGCGTCTCAATATCGCTATAGTCATTCGCCACATGGTGCACTACCCAGCGATCAGCCGAATTCAATTCAACAATCTTCGTCTCGCCCGTCCGCCGCACCTCTTCGATCCAGCCGCGCGCCTTGTCGGCGATCTTTTCGGCGTGTTGCTTTTTATAATCAGCAATATCAATATTCACCCGCACCAGCGCCGCCTGACGGTTACGCAAAATTGCTGACACCACCGTCTGTAGACTCCGTAACGTCTCAGCATTCCGCCCAATCAGCAAGCTATTGCGCTCACTCGATGGCACAACAGCCTTGATAACATCGTCTTCAACGCTAACATCGACATCCAGATTGAGATCAAAGAACGCCAAAAAGTCCTCTAGGTATTTCTTGACAAATTCAATGGTCGCGATTTGATCCATATATCCTCCTTAGTCTTTCGCTTTTATCCGCGTGATGTTCGCCTCAGTCGCTGTGGC harbors:
- a CDS encoding GtrA family protein; translated protein: MGTINTAIDFGVLFMLTWFISTPKELANIISTTIAFSFSFVANRSFTFRSRTGNVRQQLLLFALVTLFGLWVIQTIIIALLAPIFISFNFSQPTALFASKLIATVASLIWNYLLYTNVVFKD
- a CDS encoding KH domain-containing protein, which translates into the protein MDQIATIEFVKKYLEDFLAFFDLNLDVDVSVEDDVIKAVVPSSERNSLLIGRNAETLRSLQTVVSAILRNRQAALVRVNIDIADYKKQHAEKIADKARGWIEEVRRTGETKIVELNSADRWVVHHVANDYSDIETHSEGEGRARHLVISQKSS